In the Telopea speciosissima isolate NSW1024214 ecotype Mountain lineage chromosome 2, Tspe_v1, whole genome shotgun sequence genome, one interval contains:
- the LOC122652283 gene encoding auxin-responsive protein SAUR77 — MVEGMKKINLIIRKCKSLSRQLGRSSSYSSLRSKSTREELHVVDTTEEEQREIVFVGRSRKRYMISTKHLNHPLINALIEKSKEKPGGGGISVKCEVVLFDHLLWMLENADPNITSDSLEELAELYTY; from the coding sequence ATGGTTGAAGGGATGAAGAAGATCAATTTGATAATAAGGAAGTGCAAGAGTTTATCTAGGCAATTGGGGAGGTCTTCATCTTACAGTAGCTTGAGGTCTAAATCAACTAGAGAAGAACTTCATGTGGTAGACACAACAGAAGAAGAGCAACGTGAGATTGTGTTTGTTGGAAGGTCAAGGAAGCGTTACATGATCAGTACAAAACACTTGAATCATCCACTTATAAATGCACTTATTGAGAAATCAAAGGAAAAGCCTGGTGGAGGAGGTATCTCTGTGAAGTGTGAAGTTGTCCTGTTTGATCATCTTTTATGGATGCTTGAGAATGCAGATCCAAACATTACTTCTGATTCACTAGAAGAGTTGGCTGAGCTCTATACTTACTGA